Proteins from a single region of Geminicoccaceae bacterium:
- a CDS encoding 4Fe-4S binding protein → MPALKVGGQTPWPPVSEPPRLDRDQCVACMSPLSECAACAQACPSKAWTMTTAGPELDGELCDGCGRCVGVCPQRALSVSTPIEKRQDRHGVFAMATCAAVACEDDRPQMPCLHLIGWRQLDEWRRQGIGRLWIEHADCTDCRRHGEDMFGEALGFAQQVWAERGTGPMVVERLRSGKRGRLRANSEPAFDRGAAGSRRAMFGRLAAAFIEPEARPGERAVFGPTLEPDLCNGCDACAKMCPTGALALQEDGEQAAYEVMAERCTGCGLCVDVCETGAVSIRSWVSPPHSRLSLSQRSCTVCGLSFHEPLEATSHEQCWICRLRPAANPRAVIVDP, encoded by the coding sequence ATGCCGGCGCTTAAGGTTGGCGGGCAGACGCCGTGGCCACCCGTCAGCGAACCTCCCCGCCTCGATCGCGACCAGTGCGTCGCCTGCATGAGCCCGTTGTCCGAGTGCGCGGCTTGTGCGCAGGCATGTCCCAGCAAGGCATGGACGATGACCACTGCCGGTCCGGAGCTTGACGGGGAGCTCTGTGATGGTTGCGGCCGCTGTGTCGGCGTCTGTCCGCAACGGGCACTGTCCGTATCGACTCCGATCGAGAAGCGTCAGGACAGGCACGGTGTTTTCGCCATGGCCACCTGTGCTGCCGTGGCCTGCGAAGACGACAGGCCGCAAATGCCCTGCCTTCACCTGATCGGGTGGCGGCAGCTGGACGAGTGGCGGCGGCAGGGTATCGGCCGATTGTGGATCGAGCATGCGGATTGCACGGACTGTCGCCGGCATGGCGAGGATATGTTCGGCGAAGCTCTCGGCTTTGCCCAACAGGTCTGGGCCGAACGCGGTACCGGGCCGATGGTGGTCGAGCGTCTTCGCTCCGGCAAGCGCGGCCGGCTGCGGGCAAACAGCGAACCGGCCTTCGATCGTGGTGCCGCCGGCAGTCGCCGTGCGATGTTCGGCCGGCTTGCGGCTGCGTTCATCGAGCCGGAGGCCCGTCCGGGGGAACGGGCTGTCTTCGGTCCGACGCTGGAGCCGGACCTGTGCAATGGCTGCGATGCCTGTGCGAAAATGTGTCCGACCGGCGCCTTGGCGCTGCAGGAGGATGGCGAGCAGGCGGCCTACGAAGTCATGGCGGAGCGCTGCACGGGATGTGGCCTTTGCGTCGACGTCTGCGAGACCGGTGCCGTGAGCATCAGGTCGTGGGTCTCGCCGCCGCACTCGCGATTGTCTTTGAGTCAGCGAAGTTGTACGGTCTGTGGCCTGTCTTTTCATGAGCCTCTTGAGGCGACATCGCATGAGCAATGCTGGATCTGCCGGCTGCGTCCGGCCGCCAATCCCCGCGCCGTCATTGTCGACCCATGA
- a CDS encoding molecular chaperone TorD family protein — translation MTTATSERPPVIDRAVWQELAEDLETLARLHDREPDRTLVDELRQSPIAEWFALPLGDSGGAAVFDHALGELPRPVDRESLDTLATDYADIYLVHGLHASPAESPWLDPDHLVCQEPMFQVREWYAHYGLEATDWRQRSDDHLVVQLRFMAHLARTATDYSLVDLARFLDRHALRWIPDFAERVAARCRTPFFAGLAVLTSDYLEQLRDLVEAITGLEREVVEIKPDSQPAAAPAPQPYMPGVGPGW, via the coding sequence ATGACGACCGCGACATCGGAACGCCCTCCTGTCATCGACCGGGCCGTGTGGCAGGAACTTGCCGAGGATCTTGAGACGCTTGCCCGGTTGCATGATCGCGAACCCGACCGGACACTCGTTGACGAGCTTCGACAATCTCCGATCGCCGAATGGTTCGCCCTGCCACTGGGTGACAGTGGTGGTGCGGCCGTGTTCGACCATGCGCTGGGCGAGTTGCCGCGGCCCGTCGACCGGGAGAGCCTCGATACGCTCGCCACCGACTACGCCGATATCTACCTGGTGCATGGCCTGCATGCCTCGCCTGCCGAGTCGCCCTGGCTCGATCCGGATCACCTGGTCTGTCAGGAACCGATGTTTCAGGTGCGCGAATGGTATGCTCATTACGGGCTGGAAGCTACCGACTGGCGGCAGCGATCAGATGATCATCTGGTCGTTCAGCTCCGTTTCATGGCGCATCTGGCGCGCACCGCAACGGACTACAGTCTCGTGGATCTGGCACGTTTCCTCGACCGGCACGCCTTGCGCTGGATACCCGATTTTGCCGAGCGGGTAGCCGCGCGCTGCAGGACGCCGTTCTTCGCCGGGCTCGCCGTTCTGACGTCGGACTATCTTGAGCAGTTGCGGGATCTCGTGGAAGCGATCACGGGTCTGGAGCGCGAGGTCGTCGAAATCAAGCCCGACAGCCAGCCGGCAGCGGCACCTGCACCGCAGCCCTACATGCCTGGCGTCGGACCCGGCTGGTAG
- a CDS encoding 4Fe-4S dicluster domain-containing protein yields the protein MANQNVDKAKIKENVAKRKREAYVPVVPDEQFGFIHNNVDCIGCRACEIACKDKNGLAPGPRFRRVQYIEGGTYPEVYAYKVNMSCNHCAEPACLPACPTGAIWKHKENGVVDIDSTLCIGCRRCEAACPYGAPQWDPESETVKKCNMCIDELEAGRKPYCVMACMMRVLDIGPIDQLRDGTYQTKARGPNDQVVRQVKTMADPELTNPSIVFVPHSKGKV from the coding sequence ATGGCGAACCAGAACGTCGACAAGGCGAAGATCAAGGAGAACGTGGCGAAGCGCAAGCGCGAGGCCTATGTGCCGGTCGTGCCGGACGAGCAGTTCGGATTCATCCACAACAATGTCGACTGCATCGGTTGCCGCGCTTGCGAAATCGCCTGCAAGGACAAGAACGGCCTGGCACCCGGTCCGCGGTTTCGCAGGGTGCAGTATATCGAGGGCGGAACCTATCCCGAGGTTTATGCCTACAAGGTCAACATGTCCTGCAACCATTGCGCCGAGCCGGCCTGCCTTCCGGCCTGTCCGACCGGTGCGATCTGGAAGCACAAGGAAAACGGTGTCGTCGACATCGACAGTACCCTTTGCATCGGTTGCCGGCGATGCGAGGCCGCATGTCCCTATGGCGCGCCGCAATGGGATCCGGAAAGCGAGACCGTCAAGAAATGCAATATGTGCATCGACGAGCTGGAAGCCGGGCGCAAACCCTATTGTGTCATGGCCTGCATGATGCGGGTGCTCGACATCGGTCCCATCGACCAGCTTCGCGACGGCACCTATCAGACCAAGGCACGTGGCCCGAACGATCAGGTGGTCCGGCAGGTCAAGACGATGGCCGACCCGGAGCTGACGAACCCGTCGATCGTCTTCGTTCCGCATTCCAAGGGCAAGGTCTGA
- a CDS encoding molybdopterin-dependent oxidoreductase — protein MDMSRHFNMGRRRFLQSSAAAGVASGLVQTTAPKEARAFAYEPYPVDDELETVVTSCAHNCGSRHMLVAHKKGDVIVRLSTDNGSYQGDAWGTDTEEKPQVRACLRGRSYRVRLYSPERLLYPMIRVGERGEGKFRRASWDEVLTQITEKMVQIRNTYGPQALLDQSYAGASYGVLHKSDQIEGLLGRFLGMFGCRTSSWSVPSYQGTTFSSRITFGTIQDGNEDDTFAHSKLIIMWGWNPAYTFHGGNTFYYMRLAKQRGCKFVCIDPQYTDSAACYDAWWIPIRPNTDAAMMAGMAHYIFTNNLHDQDFIDRFVQGMDAGTMPGWAQGRESFKDYILGTSDGQPKTPEWAAEICGVSASDIAKLAHMYATTKPAALKASWAPGRNAYGEQYNRMAAALQAMTGNIGKLGGCAEGVGKAWHAEAVAYPYDQFANVWYASIKSDRWAHCVLNYPDVSREEIGLWPRNDQFDGVAPNIRGIFWQGSDWFNQLTNINKEIEAIKKLDLVVCMDSTITPSGLWADYLLPVATHFERHDVALPWYKGHYYIHRPVVIQPMGESKSDFQIFTEMAYRLGFGEGYNPKATRAYFDDPTEVDEAYLSEWWEQKVMHHQNVEMPWEEFKQRGIYKFILSEPHIAFRAQIEQGQPFETPSGKIEIFSTTLGQTTDWTRTQYGYEIPAIPKWIEPWESLNSPETSRFPFHVVSPHPRWRTHSIFYNIPWLRETYQQEVTMNASDARRLGVSTGDVVEVYNDRGTCVVPVYVTERCMPGVAVLFEGAWMDLDGDGVDRAGNPDFLTLDNPSPAGAFAYNTVLAGIRKTDLEHKPGWDMLATSRSAVFRRDL, from the coding sequence ATGGATATGTCCAGACATTTCAACATGGGACGCCGCCGCTTCCTGCAGTCCAGCGCTGCCGCCGGTGTGGCGAGCGGCCTGGTCCAGACGACGGCACCGAAGGAAGCCAGGGCGTTCGCCTACGAGCCCTATCCGGTCGATGACGAGCTTGAGACCGTCGTCACGAGCTGTGCGCACAATTGCGGTTCGCGACACATGCTGGTGGCGCACAAGAAGGGTGACGTGATCGTCCGGCTGTCGACCGACAATGGTAGCTATCAGGGCGATGCCTGGGGAACCGATACGGAGGAGAAACCGCAGGTGCGGGCGTGTCTGCGCGGCCGTTCCTACCGCGTCAGGCTCTATTCTCCCGAGCGTCTTCTCTATCCGATGATCCGCGTCGGTGAGCGCGGCGAGGGCAAGTTCCGCCGGGCATCCTGGGACGAGGTGCTTACCCAGATCACCGAGAAGATGGTGCAAATCCGCAATACCTACGGCCCGCAGGCATTGCTCGACCAGAGCTATGCCGGCGCATCCTACGGTGTCCTGCACAAGTCGGACCAGATCGAGGGCCTGCTCGGCCGCTTCCTGGGCATGTTCGGGTGCCGCACCAGTTCATGGTCGGTGCCGTCCTACCAGGGCACGACGTTCAGTTCGCGCATCACCTTCGGCACTATCCAGGATGGTAACGAGGACGATACGTTTGCGCATTCGAAGCTGATCATCATGTGGGGCTGGAACCCGGCCTATACCTTCCACGGCGGCAATACGTTCTACTATATGAGACTGGCGAAGCAGCGTGGCTGCAAGTTCGTCTGCATCGACCCGCAATATACCGACAGTGCGGCCTGCTACGATGCGTGGTGGATCCCGATCCGGCCCAACACCGACGCCGCGATGATGGCCGGCATGGCGCACTATATCTTCACCAACAACCTGCACGACCAGGATTTCATCGACCGTTTCGTGCAGGGCATGGATGCCGGTACCATGCCGGGCTGGGCGCAGGGACGGGAAAGTTTCAAGGACTATATTCTCGGAACGTCCGATGGCCAGCCCAAGACGCCGGAATGGGCCGCGGAGATCTGCGGCGTATCGGCCAGCGACATCGCCAAGCTGGCACACATGTATGCCACCACCAAACCCGCCGCGCTCAAGGCAAGCTGGGCGCCGGGGCGCAACGCCTATGGCGAGCAGTACAATCGCATGGCCGCTGCATTGCAGGCGATGACCGGCAACATCGGCAAGCTTGGCGGTTGCGCGGAGGGTGTCGGCAAGGCCTGGCATGCGGAGGCGGTGGCCTATCCCTACGACCAGTTCGCCAATGTCTGGTACGCCTCGATCAAGTCGGACCGGTGGGCGCACTGTGTGCTCAACTATCCCGATGTGAGCCGCGAGGAGATCGGGCTGTGGCCGCGAAACGACCAGTTCGATGGAGTGGCACCCAACATTCGGGGCATCTTCTGGCAGGGGTCGGACTGGTTCAACCAGTTGACCAACATCAACAAGGAGATCGAGGCGATCAAGAAGCTCGATCTCGTGGTCTGCATGGATTCGACCATCACCCCGTCGGGGCTATGGGCCGATTACCTGCTGCCGGTGGCCACGCATTTCGAGCGCCACGATGTCGCCCTGCCCTGGTACAAGGGACATTATTACATCCATCGCCCTGTGGTTATCCAGCCCATGGGCGAAAGCAAGTCGGATTTCCAGATCTTCACCGAGATGGCCTACCGGCTCGGATTTGGCGAGGGATACAATCCCAAGGCGACCCGTGCCTATTTCGATGACCCGACCGAAGTGGACGAGGCGTATCTCAGCGAGTGGTGGGAGCAGAAGGTCATGCACCACCAGAACGTCGAGATGCCTTGGGAGGAGTTCAAGCAGCGCGGGATCTACAAGTTCATCCTGTCGGAACCGCATATTGCCTTCCGGGCGCAGATCGAGCAGGGGCAGCCCTTCGAGACACCATCCGGCAAGATCGAGATCTTCTCGACCACGCTCGGTCAGACCACGGACTGGACGCGGACCCAGTATGGCTATGAAATTCCGGCCATTCCGAAATGGATCGAGCCGTGGGAGTCGCTCAACAGTCCCGAGACGTCGCGCTTCCCGTTCCATGTGGTGAGTCCGCATCCCCGCTGGCGCACCCATTCGATCTTCTATAACATCCCGTGGTTGCGCGAGACCTACCAGCAGGAGGTCACGATGAATGCGTCGGATGCAAGGCGTCTGGGCGTGAGTACGGGAGATGTCGTCGAGGTCTACAATGACCGCGGGACCTGCGTCGTGCCGGTCTATGTGACCGAGCGGTGCATGCCGGGGGTTGCGGTGCTGTTCGAGGGAGCATGGATGGACCTCGACGGCGATGGCGTGGATCGGGCCGGCAATCCGGATTTCCTCACCCTCGACAACCCCAGTCCGGCTGGTGCGTTTGCCTACAACACCGTGCTTGCCGGCATTCGCAAGACCGACCTCGAACACAAACCGGGATGGGACATGCTGGCCACGTCGCGCAGCGCCGTCTTCCGTCGCGATCTCTGA
- a CDS encoding DUF3141 domain-containing protein gives MVGLKEKQSESNAAGNSLPNDVFSQALSYSIDAMQRSILFCDAMRQRAAQHERQSALEAPNVLDYACELVLDGRNLPRPVNYALVRIKPPEGTEVDDRKRPFVVVDPRAGHGPGIGGFKSDSEIGVAMKAGHPCYFIGFRPMPEPGQTIFDVAEAEAVFLREVIERHPDAQGLPCVVGNCQAGWAIMIVAALHPDLFGPIIIAGAPLSYWAGVHGKNPMRYSGGLLGGSWLTAMTSDLGHGIFDGAWLVKNFEAQNPANTFWSKQYNLYSKIDTEVPRYLGFERWWGEKTLLNGEEMQTIVDDLFVGNKLATGEIQAPNGDIVDLREIRSPIVVFCSKGDNITPPQQALDWVLDLYEDVDDIRRHQQTIVYTIHESVGHLGIFVSAGVARKQHDEFVHNIDLINILPPGLYEAVFEPVDEHTANADLVSGQWVMRCEARSFADIRALGGNSIDDEHCFEAAARLSEENLALYRTFVQPWLRPMITEPMAEAMRQMHPLRVQYMATPGHRAFDGVLEQMVGQVEENRQPAGEGNVFTEAEKKVSNSIVEGFEAWRIFAEQMAEKTFFAVFGNPLLQSRLGIDPASSERPRKAAKSPHHKKLVDQEIASLKARVTDGGLREAFIRSLLYVGLAERKVDERTFSFMRHLWHQQKQTSNLDLEAFRRLVREQFFMLEIDEKAALAAIPGMLPEDAAERQAAFDIIGQIIEAGSPLSKKGEERLAELVEWFDLGSKPSGRSRKQPAATGNGTHPATLSDEKARTAPGKTARGAAR, from the coding sequence ATGGTCGGTCTCAAGGAAAAGCAATCCGAGTCCAATGCAGCCGGGAACAGTCTGCCGAATGACGTGTTCTCACAGGCCCTGTCTTATTCGATCGACGCCATGCAGCGTTCGATCCTTTTCTGCGATGCGATGAGGCAACGCGCGGCCCAGCACGAAAGGCAAAGCGCCCTCGAAGCTCCCAACGTACTCGATTACGCTTGTGAACTCGTCCTCGACGGCCGCAATCTTCCCCGGCCGGTGAATTACGCCCTGGTGCGCATCAAGCCGCCGGAAGGTACGGAAGTCGACGATCGCAAGAGGCCTTTTGTTGTCGTCGATCCCCGTGCGGGGCATGGCCCCGGTATTGGAGGTTTCAAGTCGGACAGCGAGATCGGCGTGGCGATGAAGGCCGGCCATCCCTGTTATTTCATCGGGTTCAGGCCCATGCCAGAGCCCGGCCAGACGATTTTCGACGTCGCCGAAGCGGAAGCGGTGTTCCTGCGCGAGGTGATCGAACGGCATCCCGATGCCCAGGGGCTGCCCTGTGTCGTCGGCAATTGCCAGGCAGGCTGGGCAATCATGATCGTCGCGGCACTGCATCCCGACCTGTTCGGCCCCATCATCATCGCCGGCGCCCCGCTGTCGTACTGGGCCGGCGTACACGGGAAGAACCCCATGCGCTACAGCGGCGGCCTGCTCGGCGGCAGCTGGCTCACGGCCATGACCAGCGACCTGGGCCATGGAATTTTCGACGGCGCCTGGCTGGTCAAGAACTTCGAGGCGCAGAATCCGGCCAATACCTTCTGGTCGAAGCAGTACAATCTCTATTCGAAGATCGATACCGAGGTGCCACGTTATCTCGGTTTCGAACGCTGGTGGGGTGAAAAGACCCTGCTTAACGGCGAGGAAATGCAGACCATTGTCGATGATCTCTTTGTCGGGAACAAACTCGCGACGGGTGAGATTCAGGCCCCGAACGGCGATATTGTCGACCTGCGGGAGATCCGTTCCCCCATCGTCGTATTCTGCTCGAAGGGGGATAACATCACCCCGCCACAACAGGCGCTCGACTGGGTTCTCGACCTGTACGAAGATGTCGACGACATCCGCAGGCATCAGCAGACGATCGTCTACACCATCCACGAGTCGGTCGGTCATCTGGGCATTTTCGTGTCGGCCGGTGTCGCGCGCAAGCAGCACGACGAATTCGTCCACAACATCGACCTGATCAACATCCTGCCGCCGGGCCTCTACGAGGCGGTCTTCGAGCCGGTGGACGAGCATACGGCCAATGCCGATCTGGTATCCGGTCAGTGGGTCATGCGTTGCGAGGCGCGGAGCTTCGCCGATATTCGGGCACTGGGTGGCAACAGTATCGACGACGAGCATTGCTTCGAGGCGGCAGCCCGACTTTCGGAAGAAAATCTCGCCCTGTACCGGACTTTCGTCCAGCCCTGGCTCCGGCCGATGATCACCGAGCCCATGGCCGAGGCGATGCGGCAGATGCATCCGTTGCGCGTCCAGTACATGGCCACACCGGGACACCGGGCTTTCGATGGCGTGCTGGAGCAGATGGTCGGGCAGGTCGAGGAGAATCGCCAGCCCGCCGGGGAAGGAAACGTCTTCACCGAGGCCGAGAAGAAGGTGTCGAATTCGATCGTCGAAGGTTTCGAGGCCTGGCGGATCTTTGCCGAGCAGATGGCCGAAAAGACCTTCTTCGCGGTCTTCGGCAACCCGCTGCTACAGTCCCGGCTGGGCATCGATCCCGCATCGAGCGAGAGACCGCGCAAGGCCGCCAAGAGCCCGCACCATAAAAAACTCGTCGATCAGGAGATTGCTTCCCTGAAGGCACGGGTGACCGATGGCGGTCTTCGCGAGGCGTTCATCCGTTCGCTCCTGTATGTCGGTCTCGCCGAGAGGAAGGTCGACGAGCGGACCTTTTCCTTCATGCGTCACCTGTGGCACCAGCAGAAGCAGACGAGCAACCTCGACCTCGAAGCATTCCGCCGCCTGGTGCGCGAGCAGTTCTTCATGCTCGAAATCGATGAGAAGGCGGCGCTGGCGGCCATCCCCGGCATGCTGCCCGAAGATGCTGCCGAGCGACAGGCGGCATTCGATATCATCGGGCAGATCATCGAGGCTGGCAGCCCGCTCAGCAAGAAGGGCGAGGAGCGGCTGGCAGAACTCGTCGAATGGTTCGACCTCGGGTCCAAACCGTCGGGCAGGAGCAGGAAGCAGCCCGCGGCAACCGGCAACGGGACCCACCCGGCGACCCTGTCGGACGAAAAGGCCAGGACGGCTCCCGGCAAGACGGCACGAGGTGCCGCACGATGA
- a CDS encoding phosphate acetyltransferase — MNEGVEGQSGHSKYNRLIEAAKAMTAPTVIVAHPCDKTSLQGPLDAARAGIVKPVLVGPQARIVDIAKKNGIDIDGIEIVDTPHSHASAARAVELIRQGKGTLLMKGSLHTDELMSEVTSSAKGLRTERRISHVFIMDVPGHHETLFITDAAINIFPDLLSKRDIIQNAVDLWQGLALGRPRVAILSAVETVTPRIPSTIEAAALCKMADRGQITGADLDGPLAFDNAIDPEAARMKGIQSTVAGRGQILVVPDLEAGNMLAKNLTFLSHADAAGIVLGARVPIVLTSRADSVRTRLASCAIASLYAAAILKSTKVSA, encoded by the coding sequence ATGAACGAAGGTGTCGAAGGGCAGTCCGGACACTCGAAATACAACCGACTCATCGAGGCGGCCAAGGCAATGACCGCGCCGACGGTCATCGTCGCGCACCCCTGCGACAAGACCTCGTTGCAGGGGCCGCTCGATGCCGCAAGGGCGGGAATCGTGAAGCCCGTCCTTGTCGGCCCGCAGGCGCGCATCGTCGATATCGCGAAAAAGAACGGTATCGACATTGACGGCATCGAGATTGTCGACACGCCGCACAGCCACGCGTCGGCGGCACGGGCCGTCGAGCTCATCCGGCAAGGCAAGGGCACCCTCCTGATGAAGGGCAGCCTGCATACCGACGAGCTGATGAGCGAAGTGACATCGTCGGCGAAGGGCCTGCGGACCGAACGTCGCATCAGCCACGTCTTCATCATGGATGTCCCGGGCCATCACGAGACCCTGTTCATCACCGACGCGGCCATCAACATCTTCCCGGATCTCCTGTCCAAGCGCGACATTATCCAGAACGCTGTCGATCTCTGGCAGGGGCTGGCTCTCGGGCGACCGCGAGTGGCCATCCTGTCTGCGGTCGAGACGGTCACGCCGCGCATTCCCTCGACCATCGAGGCAGCCGCCCTGTGCAAGATGGCCGATCGCGGCCAGATCACCGGCGCAGACCTGGACGGGCCGCTCGCCTTCGACAATGCAATCGACCCCGAGGCCGCCCGGATGAAGGGGATCCAGTCGACCGTGGCGGGCCGGGGCCAGATCCTCGTCGTGCCCGATCTCGAAGCCGGGAACATGCTGGCCAAGAACCTCACATTCCTTTCCCATGCCGACGCGGCGGGAATCGTGCTGGGGGCCCGGGTGCCGATCGTTCTCACCTCACGGGCGGATTCGGTGCGCACACGACTGGCTTCTTGCGCCATCGCCTCCCTCTATGCCGCCGCCATACTGAAGTCGACGAAGGTTTCCGCATGA